The following DNA comes from Cucumis sativus cultivar 9930 chromosome 7, Cucumber_9930_V3, whole genome shotgun sequence.
TTTTCTTCCTCTAATGCATTCAGCGTAGCTTCTAATGAAGCCATTCTAGATTTAAGAGTGGTTTGCATCTGGATGACAAGTTATACCAGTTATTCTTCAGCTAGTAATCTTTTGTAGAAAATGACTCTCGTGGCTATGAATAACCCGATAGAAATAGAGACAAAAAGACTAAGAGGTTATGGGTATGACTCTAAGGTGTTCATAAAGGGTAAAAAAGAGTTCGATTCtggaaaaaccaaaaaatatgtttaaaagatGTGgctttaacattttcttacAAACATTATCTAGTGGAACTTTAGAACTAAAAACTGAACAAGttattttaaacttgaaatatgaaaaatgaaaattgaaaaacataataattttgaaagacgcctacaaaaatcaaatagttttAACATGTTTTAATCAAAGAAAGATGCGTAAAAAGACTTCTACTACATGCAAACAATTCCAgttgattaaaattttaaaaaaccaaaattaatttgttatcaTGTATATATAAGCCCACACAGACCAAATATTTCCCAAGACATGGGTCCTTAATCTTATAAACAAACAATAGCCTATGGCCAAAAAGGTTTCAGATAAAATGGTAACCAATAACGTATCATTGAAGTAGAGAAACACCTCATCAAGAATTGATAGAGAACTGTCTCTTTCATCTGACAAGCTGAGGAGACGAGATTGGAGTTCTCTTGTTTCTGTTGCTAAAATCGCCTTCTCTCCATAAACTTCTCCAGCATGctatagaagaagaaatttcacgggttaattaaaaatacaagcATAATCCATACAGTGCCTAAAggatctaaaaataataatgttttcaCCATATCATTTGCTTCCTTAGTACGTGCTACTGTCTGTTTCATTTCCTCTACTTTGGCCAGAATTTCTGACTCTGTATTGACATTGTCTTCTTTGACTTTTTCAACATACTTCTCCATATCTTCCAATTCCTTCATCTTATTGGTAACTGATTGCATTGCTGAGAATAATGTTATCTGCAGAAAAATTAATTGCTTAGAACACAACAAACAAGCTCACATCACTAATCCTAGGCATCATATAAGCCCTTGGAGTGTGGTCTTCTACCAAGCCTAACCTTAATCAGAGCTTCTTACATTTCAATATCATTTCATACAAGAATCCAAATCTTACATggataatcaaattaataacaaaGTGATACTTCATATTTGCAAAGATACTCAGTAGCATGGATATTGTAATGATATGACAGAGTGCATGTAATTTCTAAAAATCTAGGACACAGACATGGCAATTCAAATTCATAACTTCTTTCTTGTTGGCATCTAACTTCTACAGTTCTCCCATGGTTAGTCAGTAAAGTTCACACAAGACAGACTTAAAGCAATTACAGAGTTACCGACAAACAATACCTTCACATCTCATTGCTATTTGGTGAATCGATAATATAATGTTGCCAAGATTAGTACAAACTTTGCAATATGAAACAGCTAACGATAATGGAATATGTGTTTGAGCACCCAATTTTCAAGTAGCAAATTCTCCCCGACAGATGGCTAAAAAGATCCAAATGAAAATGACACACCAAAGTATAGTGGTTTTATTTAAACCTAATAAATGAACAGaaccaagaaaacaaaaactaaaggAATATAGTGAAGGCTCTATTGTGCAAATGATCCACAACATTGAGCATTACcatatttagaattttcaaTATCAAGTTAGTAAGTACCTTGTTGCTTTTAGCATCCTCAATGATCTCGTCAAGATGATCAATACTACACGGTTGGCCTGATTCAGTGAGTATGGAAGGCCCCATCAACCTTTCTTCAATGGTAGTCATCTCACCGGTGGAACTCTCTTGCTTGGGCTTGGGATTTGAAGTGCTATTTGCATTTGATTTCTTGTAGACAGATTCTGAGTGATCATGGATTATACATTGAAAAGGagaatgattttcaaaagatGGATTGGCAGTCTGACCATCAGAATTCTCATCCACAGGGATGGGTCGATCATCATGGTGTAATTCCTGCACAAGAAAGGAGTTCAAATCACAAATGTTAAGAGAATGATTGACTCCATCAAACAATGTCTTATTCTGTTTGATATCCTCAGTAACCTGGTTCCAGATTTTGGTAAATTGAGGACTTTGTTTGTGATCATTATGTTCACTATCTTCATGAATCaaaccatttgatttttcagGTGCTACACGATTCAATTCTACTTCACTGCGGTCTTCTTCTACGTCGGCTGGTACAGAGAGGCTTGTAGTCTCAGTATTCTCATGTCGTTCACAATCATCATCAGCGACATAATTATTTACAGAGGTAGATTGATTGAATGTTCCATCTAGATGTGCCACACCACTCTCGTAGGAAGTACCATTACATGATTCATCACCAACTGTACCTGTTTCCGAAGAacccaaacaaaataataaataatataagacACGGACAGGGTGTTCGGCATGTCTTCTACAGcgcttttctaaaaaattggtAGCGTTGGACTGAAATTTTTAAGAGTGCTAAGAAGTGTTTTAAACCATTAAAAAACACcttttagaattttcaataatcaaTAGTGGTTTCAGAAATTctaaaaactatttagaagAAGCATTTTACTAACTTTCATTCAAATGTGTTCATACAATAAGTGAAcccttaaaaacaaaacacacacTAGAAGTCAGAAACAAAACAAGGTTATCAACCTCGccaagaaattgaaaaatgctACAAGAAGACAATTCAATTCAGATGGGGTACCTTCTTCTAATTTAGATGCAAACTCCACACGAGGATCCTGCAGGGGTAATTTAATTTCCGGACGACACCGAGGGATAACCTCTGTGAGAATATCATTAACAGCTAGATGAACATCCTTGGGATTTTCAAGGGCTACAGCCCTTAGTATCCGATGGTCAACCTGAGAATGAACATATTTTCACCAGGGGACTTAAAACAATTTCGCCTATAACATAGGCAACAACTAAAAACTAGCAAAGGCAAAAGgatcaaaattatatcaacGCAATACCTCCGGAAAGAGTTCCTTCAGAGACTTGTAAACACTATCAAAATCCATTCCCCCAATAGATTAATCTGCaggaaacaaacaaacaaacacagCCTTGTCAACCAACAAAACCACCCAAAAAGTTTCCAACAACAAAACCCCAAACAAGAGTTAAATTTCACACATTTATTCAATTAAGGCGATAACTAACGCATTCTCCAAGCAATAGAGTACACAAAACAACGCCACAGAGCAAGAAAAGGTGTAAATTGAAGCTAATAATGCAACCCCAGATgaagaaatttcaaaagacAGATAAGAAAAGAGGTATGAAAAAGGAATAACAAGACAAAATCTCATGTgggttttaaaattaatcagCAATCAAACgaaaaatagaagagaaaAGTGATGAAGACTAACCAGTGATAGAGAATcggaaaagttggaaaatgGGAATTGATGATCAATTGGGTTTAACGAAGCGGGGCTACTTAGCAGGCAAGGAATTGGGCATTATCGTCAATCTGCTTCATCACCATatcattgattttcttttttagtacaaaaaaTTTCGAgttgataaaagaaatttagtttaaaaaaagtaatgataatttatttgaccAATTAATAGAATTTAGGAGGAAAAGTCATCTTGATCCCTAGATTTTGGAGCAATAGTTGGGAGAATCACAACATatactatctttatctcaatacacattaaaagttttatttttacacTTCACtcttaaaattgtttgaaagtAATCATTTTTACCATTTGGATGTAAGTACAGTTGGAACAACTCATCTGGTTGATACATTATCCCTTCATCAAATAGGTCAAAAGTTCTAATTTTATTCCACATATTGTGGAAGTCAccaaaaaaaatggaaagataaaaaaatataggcctagttttggattttaataGCAATATTGATAAGATAGAATATAGACTTGAAGAGAAAGTTTTGGTTAAAATTGGGAATGAAGCCAcaaatggtaaaaaagaatCGAAAATGAACTCAAATTTTGTGagataatttatttgtaattgaGAGAAGTCATCGAGATGGAGAGTGTATATTCGGCTTTGCTCCCACCTCATTACCAACTCTAACAACAATATAacatgagaaaaatgaaaaataattactaaataaTTGACATAATCTTCACTCTTAAAGGTGGAACGTTCAATCTCCGATAAATTTTGAGATCATAAGactaaatcaaatttactCAATACCAAAACTTGAAGTTATtagtacaattttttaaaagaaaagttcatatatcattattaagaaaatggtAAGGAAgctacattttcaaatttcagtCTAACAATCTCTCAATAACCCTTTGTGTTGCGAAAGCTAGGGGTCGGCAACCCAATAACCACTGATCGCTCTCTCGTCGTGGGCAATGTTCTCCACTCCCAATTCACTCATCTCATATCTCCGCGGCATCAAATCTCATTGCCCCTGTTTCCTATCCCAGGAAATCATTGTTCAGTTCAGACCCATTTCGAGTTTGAAGGTTGTTTGGCGCAAAGATTACAGATTGGACGAAGCCATCGAGAATGACAAGCGGTACAAGCTATGCGCGCGCGTTGTAAAAGAAGTTCTCAACGAACCAGGGCAGGTAATTCCACTTCGATATCTTGAAAAACGACGAGAGAGATTGCGCCTCAATGTGTCAGTCAAGGCGTTTTTGGGTTTTAATCCAGGTTTGTTCGATACTTACTATGATAGAATCAAACCTAAATCTGAACCCGTTTTGTTCTTACGCGCGAGCGATCGACTTCGGGGGTTtcttgaagaagagaagaggatTATGATGGAAAATGAAGAGTTGATCGTTTCGAAATTGTGTAAGTTATTGATGATGTCGAAGGATAAAATGCTTAGTGTTGATAAATTAGTGCATGTTAAGAGGGATTTCGGGTTTCCGAATGATTTTTTGGTCAATTTAGTGCCGAAATACCCTGAATATTTTCAGATTGTTGGGTGTCCAGGAGAGGGAAAATCGTTTCTTCAATTGGTTTCTCGAAACCCTGATTTTGCTAAATCAGTGATTGAGAGAAGAGCTGAGGATGAATCCATCTCGACTGGCATTCGTATGCGGCCTAATTTCGACTACAAGCTTCCTCCTGGATTCATTTTGAGAAAGGAAATGAGAGAGTGGGTTAGAGATTGGTTAGAATTAGATTACATATCGCCATACGAGGATGTGTCCCATTTGGCACAATCTTCACCGGAGATGGAGAAGAGAACAGTAGGAGTTTTTCACGAGTTGCTATCACTTTCATTGTTCAAGAGGATTCCAGTGCCAATATTGGGGAAATTTGGTGGCGAGTACAGGTTTTCAAATGCATTTTCCAGTGTGTTCACAAGGCATTCTGGCATTTTCTATTTGTCTTTGAAAGGTGGGATTGAAACTGCGATGCTTCGAGAGGCATATGAAGGTGGCCAGTTGATTGATTGTGACCCATTgcttgaaataaaaaataagttcgTGGAGTTGTTGGAACAAGGATGGAGGGAAAGAGCTGAGCAGCGAAGGCAACAGGCAAATGAACTCAGGAAGGACATGGAATTCATGTGTGCAAGGGCTGTTCACTTGAAGGGCTGAGTTTTGCAATGACAATGACTGCGCTGCCAGGTAAATAGATTTTGggaaaatctttatttttaatcatatttatctctaaagttttaatttgatggAGTCGAATCATTAACTTGAATAAGTTGtgaaattaatgtttttttagatcAAATGCTGTATTATACTGATAAAAGGAGGAACCTCGTAGTTCTGCTCAAGCTTAACAAATTCGGATCGATAACCTTGCCTTGTAAAATATAGCCAAAATGTTTATCCTAATTATGACAATGTCCGATTGGACAGATTAAGGTTGTAGATTCAACCTTTATGATCTTGACCATTTTCATAGCTATGTGGAAGTTCAACTCAACCAAAGTCCTGCATACCCCAACTCAACTAAAGTCAAGGAAACTTtgaattgttattatttttgaattagAATAATTTGAGGTCAAACAGAAGAGCTCTACTAGTTTGGATGAAAGCATAGCAATAAAAATAGGATGTTCCTTGGAAatctatgtttttcttttcctaaaaagaGAGGACCTGTTGTTTCTCTGACCAAAATGTCCCCCAAAATAAAGCTCTGGTGAAAATTACAAAGTTATGGCAGGAACCATCTAAGTATGCCTTTCAGAGCCGAGGAGAACTTTGGTGTTCGGAAAATTAGCATATAGGTATTTAGTGGCAAATCAACAGCTGATATAGTTGCTCTTCATTGTCTGCCAAACTAAAcccttaattatattttatatggagacacttataaaaattgatgattttttattttattttataagaattgattccccccccccccccccccccacccaaaaaaaaaagagcaatTTAAGGCTGTAATTATTGTTCACCACAAAGAGGCCGTATGCAGTACTAGagcccaaaaagaaaatcaaaagaacTAAACTTATTCACAAACACCCCTCTATTCCTTTCATTCTAGAGCTGCCACAAAAGTGCGTTAGTAGCACAACTATTACAGCCTCCtcgatttttccttttccattaaAGCTCCCACCATTCAATCCACCATTGAGATTTAAATCTATACAACTATTAGTTTGGGGTTTTTAAATTGACACAACCCCTAAAGATCAAGGTTTAAACtgatacaattattagtttaaggtctaaattgatataatcCCACAGTTTAAGGGTATAAATGgattttgcctttttttttgtggtttcCTCTATTTTAACTAGTAGTTTCTTACGAACCCACGATGAGTTACCTTCTTAATTGTCATAGTAGTACTTAAGGTGTGGTTCATGTCATGGTCTTTGAATGGCACCTAACTTCTAATAATTATTCTCTTGGGTCGAAATTGTTCTAACTTGATATGTAGTTCAACTATCATGGGTTGACTTAGTGGTCATTAAAGGTCATAAGTTTAATAAAGGATTTTAGTGCACCACCCTAAGTTTAGATGGGGGATATGAATGAATCGAAATCACTTTTGAATGAAAGGGATCCAGAGGATATGAAAGTAGGATTAAGAAGATTTGgaagaattcaaataaaaaaaataaaggctTCGAAGAATTGATAGTTCCTACCTATAGAAACAAGGTGTCAAGCCCTCCTTTTTTTGTGACTCAACATAGGAATTCCAAAGTTAAACAAACATGCTTAGCTTGGAGCAATCCTATGTTGGGTGACCTTAAAATTTACCTAGAATACATGTGAATGAGAACAAAACATCTTAAAAAGACATCGGTTGGTTTTTGGGGTCTAGTAGTGTTCACTGCTAGAAGTAGTTCGAGACAAGCAAGGATGGTGTTACCACGTCGCTAGGGGTTCAAAGGAATATCAGGGCTGTCAAGTGTCGAATCCAGACTTCGAATCTTGGGCTTAGGACTTTACATAGAGGGAATGAGTTTAATCCATGGTAACCACCTATCTAGGATTTAGTATCCTATGAGATTCCCTTGGCATTCATGGTGGCCAGAACCAGTTCACACAATTACTAGGTAAAAATCTAAGAACCAGATGAATAACAAGTACAAAGGAAACAATAACCTTCAGCTATTTGAGAGAGCATAATTCTCTCCTTTGGTATTGCTACTCACTCCAAAAACAATCTCACCTTCCTTCTTCAGCAAAACCCTTCTTAGACCTCTCAATTCTCATCCTCACCAATACTATGCTCCTCAACTTGATGCTCCACTAACGATTCCCTGTGAATGTATTTTCTTACCCCTTCTTGGATATTGGTGCCTAATTGTTGCCCGTTGGTCTCACGTGTTCTAGAAGTGGAATGTTCAACAAATTAGCCTTCAAGCATTTTGGCAGCAGATGACCTAGCATACCCaggttgaaaattgaaattcgGTATCCTTATTTCACTTGTCAAACCCCTGTTAGTCACCTTGTACCCAACATTAGACATGTATTATCATTCAAACTACCTTTAGAAATGGCTTCTCTGTTTTACGCAAAATTGCTTCAATGGTTCCGAAATTCATGAAGCTGAAATGCCTATGGAAATCAGGTTTAATCTTGCAGCACCCTTAACCATCCATCATGGAAGGTGGTGTAGACCATTGTATCTATATTTGGGCCTATATGCATAGTTTTGTGAATGATAGATTCAGAATGGTTTCATTATGCCtattatttatgatataattGACAATATGTGAAGTACTCGATCAATCAGGTAGGGTTTTGTCTACTAAATAATATTGTATTCATCTTTGGAATGACCTTTTCGCACCCTTTGTATGTTGTATGTCCTTCTTAATGAGGTGAACACTTCAGGTGAACTTTGCATCATTGTATTCAGAATAATCTAGTGTTGTTCCTGTTACAAGTGTTGCATGGGGGAAAAGAGTTGAAGTTTTCACTGGatggaaaaaaattcatcttgAGTTCtaagaagaaaatttcttaaattagaTCTCCAACCACGTAAGATGGACCTATTTTGAAGCATTAAAATAAGTTTCTCTGAgagttcatttttcttatttcatatATTGCAGGAACAAACTCAACAAGAATGTGATGAAGTTTATTCACTCATGAGGTCTAATTCAACTCTTGTGTGCCACCTAACAAACTGGTCTCAAAATGAATGAGGCCATAACAAAATACCAACCAAACAGAACCTAAAACCTCATTCTTCCATAACTTACTTCTCCCccatagaaaaacaaagataataaaagCTGCAAACAAATACTGACCCAAAGATCTTATGAATTATGGTATCTATAAATACCATAGCTTTCATTCAGCAACAGCCAGAAAGCCTTCCTGGATTCCTTTATTCTTGCTTTGACAAGGAATAGCTAGATAGCCTGTTCGAATGGGGAGATTCAAGATCCTTATACTTTCAGTAGTATTGTTCTTGACTCTGATTACTGATTCAGAGAGTCAATGGCAGCCACCGGGCGTTGCTCCTCGACCACTCTGCGCCTCCCAGATTACGCTTGCAAACTATGCTTGTGCAACGTTGCCTTACGCCAAACTCCCGCCACCTCCGCCCCCATCATCATCACTCTCTAATAACCAAGATAGCCAAGGCTCTCCTGTCCATGGACACCATCACGGACACCATCACAGACACCACCATAAGATCCCTCTAACGCCAATAGAGGAGAATTGTTGCAAGTGGGTGCAGCAGGTGGATAGTGAATGTGTATGCGAGCTGTTGTCCCGATTGCCTGCTTTCTTAAAGAGGCCTAT
Coding sequences within:
- the LOC116405195 gene encoding uncharacterized protein LOC116405195, whose product is MGRFKILILSVVLFLTLITDSESQWQPPGVAPRPLCASQITLANYACATLPYAKLPPPPPPSSSLSNNQDSQGSPVHGHHHGHHHRHHHKIPLTPIEENCCKWVQQVDSECVCELLSRLPAFLKRPIHNFSVTIGGSCNATYWCGGMKI
- the LOC101217486 gene encoding protein WHAT'S THIS FACTOR 1 homolog, chloroplastic: MFSTPNSLISYLRGIKSHCPCFLSQEIIVQFRPISSLKVVWRKDYRLDEAIENDKRYKLCARVVKEVLNEPGQVIPLRYLEKRRERLRLNVSVKAFLGFNPGLFDTYYDRIKPKSEPVLFLRASDRLRGFLEEEKRIMMENEELIVSKLCKLLMMSKDKMLSVDKLVHVKRDFGFPNDFLVNLVPKYPEYFQIVGCPGEGKSFLQLVSRNPDFAKSVIERRAEDESISTGIRMRPNFDYKLPPGFILRKEMREWVRDWLELDYISPYEDVSHLAQSSPEMEKRTVGVFHELLSLSLFKRIPVPILGKFGGEYRFSNAFSSVFTRHSGIFYLSLKGGIETAMLREAYEGGQLIDCDPLLEIKNKFVELLEQGWRERAEQRRQQANELRKDMEFMCARAVHLKG
- the LOC101217720 gene encoding uncharacterized protein LOC101217720, whose protein sequence is MDFDSVYKSLKELFPEVDHRILRAVALENPKDVHLAVNDILTEVIPRCRPEIKLPLQDPRVEFASKLEEGTVGDESCNGTSYESGVAHLDGTFNQSTSVNNYVADDDCERHENTETTSLSVPADVEEDRSEVELNRVAPEKSNGLIHEDSEHNDHKQSPQFTKIWNQELHHDDRPIPVDENSDGQTANPSFENHSPFQCIIHDHSESVYKKSNANSTSNPKPKQESSTGEMTTIEERLMGPSILTESGQPCSIDHLDEIIEDAKSNKITLFSAMQSVTNKMKELEDMEKYVEKVKEDNVNTESEILAKVEEMKQTVARTKEANDMHAGEVYGEKAILATETRELQSRLLSLSDERDSSLSILDEMQTTLKSRMASLEATLNALEEEKLAKEKHARNALAEQEALMEKVLQESRMLQHEANENSKLQEFLIERGHLVDVLQGEISVICQDVRHLKEKFDLEVPLSKSLSSSQTSFILASSGSSLKTTAASDWPRFSSIPVDTAAHPDAEKGTSLNLRTEGSQASSVSSSSLASNNLEEGSERNHLKSSFSDDGWDVFDKDAEFSEVAYFVDAKESLKEF